A window of Hevea brasiliensis isolate MT/VB/25A 57/8 chromosome 14, ASM3005281v1, whole genome shotgun sequence contains these coding sequences:
- the LOC110656000 gene encoding pentatricopeptide repeat-containing protein At1g63330-like, with protein MIMAPWRSFQLQPQRALGTIQSPTLLLFTNCFHSSNPGSTATQKDSLFFRFKFKSASFKHLDDALASFNNIIHMHPLPSRVEFNRFLSALVKMKQHHTAVSLSKTIELLGIPHDIYSLNILINCFCHLHVVNFGFSILGKVLKFGLEPDIVTFTTLINGLSVKGQIYEAVDFFDDMVAGGYQPNLHTYNVIVNGFCKFGKANVAVGLLKEMVERGCEPNVVTYNAIIDALCKNKLVVEALDLFSQMIQRGVEPDLVTYNCLIHGLCNLGRQNQALALLKKMVGQNISPDVFTFSIFINTLCKKGLVSDAQSIIKIMVQRGVEPNVVIYSTLVHCLCYLGKGKEALALLNEMVRQNMSPNVLTFNIVIDTLFKDGMVLEGQEVVNMMVERGIKPDAIAYNSLIDAYCLHGQMNKAREVFNLMVTDGIVDIFSYNNLINGYCKSKKIDEAKKLFDDMPQKGLVPDSVTFNILIKGLWEAGRTRTAKELFKNMCYHGQQPNIITFSILLHGLCKQGDLDEALTLFKAMEKSHLEPDLVIYNILINGMFKAGKIIDAKELFSRLSEKGLQPNVYTYTVMIKGLCNQGLIDKAHNVFREMQEGGCLPDGCCYNVIIQGFLRHKDVPRARKLIKEMVGKGFSADATTAELVVHLLHNGDLTLRKL; from the coding sequence ATGATAATGGCGCCTTGGAGGAGCTTCCAGCTTCAACCGCAAAGGGCTTTGGGTACCATTCAATCTCCAACCCTATTATTATTTACCAATTGTTTCCATTCTTCTAATCCTGGTTCCACTGCCACACAAAAAGATTCACTTTTCTTCAGATTTAAGTTCAAATCTGCTTCTTTTAAGCACCTTGATGATGCCTTAGCTTCCTTTAATAACATAATTCATATGCATCCTCTGCCTTCTAGAGTTGAATTTAATCGATTTTTATCTGCTCTTGTGAAAATGAAACAACATCACACTGCCGTTTCCTTGTCCAAAACTATTGAATTGCTAGGGATCCCACATGATATTTATTCTCTAAATATCTTGATTAATTGCTTCTGTCACTTGCACGTTGTGAATTTTGGCTTCTCTATTTTGGGGAAAGTCCTCAAATTTGGATTGGAGCCTGACATTGTGACATTTACTACCTTAATCAATGGGCTTAGTGTGAAGGGTCAAATCTATGAAGCAGTAGATTTTTTCGATGACATGgttgcaggaggttatcaacctAACCTTCATACTTACAATGTGATAGTTAACGGGTTTTGTAAAtttgggaaagcaaatgtggctgTTGGGTTGCTAAAGGAAATGGTAGAGAGAGGTTGTGAGCCAAATGTTGTGACTTACAATGCAATCATTGATGCTCTTTGCAAGAATAAGCTAGTTGTTGAGGCTTTAGACCTCTTCTCTCAAATGATTCAAAGAGGTGTGGAGCCTGATTTGGTTACTTATAACTGCTTAATTCATGGTCTTTGCAATTTAGGAAGGCAGAATcaagctttggccttgttgaaaAAAATGGTAGGGCAAAACATATCACCTGATGTTTTTACCTTCAGCATATTTATTAACACTCTTTGTAAGAAAGGATTGGTTTCGGATGCTCAAAGTATAATCAAGATAATGGTTCAAAGAGGTGTGGAGCCTAATGTGGTCATCTATAGCACCTTAGTTCATTGTCTATGCTATTTAGGCAAAGGGAAGGAAGCTTTGGCGTTGTTGAATGAAATGGTGAGGCAGAACATGTCACCAAATGTTCTTACCTTCAATATAGTGATTGACACTCTTTTTAAGGATGGAATGGTTTTAGAGGGTCAAGAAGTTGTCAATATGATGGTTGAAAGGGGCATAAAACCTGATGCAATTGCTTACAATTCATTGATAGATGCATATTGTCTGCATGGTCAAATGAATAAAGCTAGAGAAGTATTTAATCTGATGGTAACAGATGGAATAGTTGATATTTTTAGCTACAACAACTTGATTAATGGATATTGCAAGAGCAAAAAGATCGATGAAGCAAAGAAACTTTTTGATGACATGCCTCAAAAGGGTTTAGTTCCTGACTCTGTTACCTTTAATATTCTTATAAAGGGCCTCTGGGAAGCAGGGAGGACGCGGACTGCAAAAGAGCTTTTCAAGAACATGTGTTATCATGGTCAGCAGCCAAATATAATAACCTTCTCAATTTTGCTTCATGGTTTATGCAAACAGGGAGACCTTGATGAGGCGCTCACACTATTTAAAGCAATGGAAAAGAGTCATTTGGAGCCTGATCTTGTGAtctataacattttgatcaatggTATGTTCAAAGCTGGGAAGATTATTGATGCCAAGGAACTGTTTTCTAGGCTCTCTGAAAAAGGTTTACAGCCTAATGTTTATACATATACTGTGATGATAAAAGGACTTTGTAATCAAGGATTAATAGATAAAGCACACAATGTCTTTAGAGAAATGCAAGAGGGTGGATGTTTACCAGATGGATGTTGTTATAATGTAATCATTCAAGGGTTTCTTAGGCACAAGGATGTACCAAGGGCAAGAAAACTTATTAAAGAAATGGTTGGTAAGGGATTCTCTGCCGATGCGACGACTGCTGAATTGGTAGTACATTTATTGCACAATGGTGATCTTACTTTGAGAAAATTATGA